One part of the Truepera radiovictrix DSM 17093 genome encodes these proteins:
- a CDS encoding ABC transporter permease encodes MRPHFFRTLWLGARLEWLRLRANPASWPLAGLLIAGGLIVGRLDAASFGLHSLFDTLQLAMFLTVVSAFWGWQATAAAVHPRAREVLAARAVDEWTLQGARVAVTGLYGGLITFLAFLALAVPRYYLLAPWWVGLRWLPVIVLAHTLAASLGGLAALLSVRRPGLGVPLTLGLWGAWVGLAPVFGPLWPDLFLRVLRWNDVLQDAAIEPLRWPLLVSFALATLVTLTLGTSLLWGLERRRLAVTKPPAMRSAALLGVVLALGVGLLGLGSAWAARERALTLAAPRQGSAARSLFWNPARLTLSVEREANREKLRGPARPTAVAPRDFMTFAPYIGRHGVVLPIGRVEAGRYDFTVYPSSGWELYGCSRVAPNGEGVRCAGADAEADWLLILPEGALETADRAMRALDPTLYEAKALYDASVRAALAKLERPVPEILPFGGSGSLWLGEKTLAGATVFGERALMRRQAVHEAAVTVAANLLGVRKPNEALYSAQSPLEPNVPLALVAVLDRLLLEGADLEPAEAAVRGGEEVALADRRYPLYPFDDGRRPEYNTWWLSTHDRLAQGVPEGELWAALRNVTDWNGVESWNDLLRR; translated from the coding sequence ATGAGGCCGCATTTTTTTAGGACGCTCTGGCTCGGTGCGAGGCTCGAGTGGCTGCGCCTGAGGGCAAACCCGGCGAGTTGGCCTCTCGCGGGGCTCCTCATCGCCGGGGGACTCATCGTCGGACGCCTGGACGCTGCCAGCTTTGGGCTGCACAGCCTGTTCGACACCTTGCAGCTCGCGATGTTTTTAACGGTCGTTTCGGCCTTCTGGGGGTGGCAGGCGACCGCAGCGGCGGTTCATCCGCGGGCGAGGGAAGTTTTAGCTGCAAGAGCCGTCGACGAGTGGACCCTGCAGGGGGCTCGGGTCGCCGTGACGGGGCTCTACGGTGGCCTGATCACCTTCCTCGCCTTTCTGGCTCTGGCCGTGCCGCGCTACTACCTCCTAGCGCCCTGGTGGGTGGGGCTGCGTTGGCTCCCCGTGATCGTTCTCGCCCACACGCTGGCGGCGTCCCTAGGAGGGCTAGCTGCTCTCCTTTCTGTACGTAGACCGGGTCTCGGCGTGCCCCTCACCCTAGGGCTGTGGGGTGCCTGGGTGGGGCTCGCGCCGGTGTTCGGCCCGCTGTGGCCCGACCTCTTCTTGCGGGTGCTGCGTTGGAACGACGTGCTGCAAGACGCGGCCATCGAGCCCTTGCGTTGGCCCTTGCTCGTCAGCTTTGCCTTGGCAACCCTGGTTACGCTTACCCTCGGCACCTCGCTGCTATGGGGGCTCGAGCGCCGACGTTTGGCCGTGACGAAACCTCCCGCCATGCGCTCGGCAGCGCTTCTGGGGGTGGTGCTGGCCTTGGGGGTGGGCCTGCTGGGTTTGGGGAGCGCCTGGGCCGCTAGGGAACGGGCGCTCACGCTCGCAGCGCCCCGCCAGGGCAGCGCCGCGCGTAGCCTCTTTTGGAACCCGGCGCGCTTGACGCTCTCGGTAGAGCGTGAAGCCAACCGTGAAAAGCTTCGTGGACCCGCTCGGCCGACCGCCGTCGCCCCCCGCGACTTCATGACCTTCGCCCCCTATATCGGTCGGCACGGCGTCGTCTTGCCGATAGGCCGCGTTGAAGCGGGTCGTTACGACTTCACCGTATATCCTTCGTCCGGCTGGGAGCTTTACGGGTGCTCCCGGGTGGCTCCAAACGGCGAGGGGGTGCGGTGTGCGGGGGCAGACGCCGAGGCGGACTGGTTGCTGATCTTGCCGGAAGGCGCGCTCGAGACGGCGGACCGGGCGATGCGCGCGCTCGACCCGACGCTTTACGAGGCGAAAGCCCTCTACGACGCCTCGGTGCGCGCTGCGCTCGCCAAGCTGGAGCGACCTGTTCCGGAGATCCTACCGTTTGGTGGCAGTGGGTCGCTGTGGTTGGGCGAGAAGACCCTTGCGGGCGCGACGGTGTTCGGCGAGCGCGCGCTGATGCGGCGCCAAGCGGTGCATGAGGCGGCGGTCACCGTAGCGGCGAACCTGCTCGGCGTGAGGAAGCCCAACGAGGCGCTCTATTCGGCGCAGAGCCCGTTGGAACCCAATGTGCCGCTCGCGCTCGTGGCAGTTCTCGACCGGCTGCTCTTGGAGGGCGCCGACCTCGAGCCGGCAGAAGCCGCGGTTCGCGGCGGGGAGGAGGTGGCCCTAGCTGACCGGCGCTATCCCCTCTACCCCTTTGACGACGGTAGGCGCCCGGAGTACAACACGTGGTGGCTCTCAACCCACGACCGCCTTGCGCAGGGTGTGCCCGAGGGGGAGCTGTGGGCCGCCCTTCGCAACGTTACAGATTGGAACGGCGTCGAGTCGTGGAACGACCTCCTGCGCCGCTAA
- a CDS encoding ArsA family ATPase: MLEQQRIVFVGGKGGVGKTTTAAALALQWARRGERCLLVSTDPAHSLGDLFGCQLGEREYPLADGLWGLEIDPEGEADRYVAGVSRTLRTLMPPHLYGEIDRQMRMTRQAPGALEAALLERVADVMEAASEGYDRVVFDTAPTGHTMRLLSLPEVMGAWVDGMLQQRERSGRLGRMLAQLGGKGSDLTYFDDPDALPDSREGRITSVLLARRRKFHRARRLLLDADRCAFVLVLTPEKLPILESAKALDTLARFRVPVAGLVVNRVLPAEAEGPFWATRRAQERVYLGEIATRFANWPQLHVPLFARDIEGVAGLEQVAAHLTLAP; the protein is encoded by the coding sequence GTGCTCGAGCAGCAGCGCATCGTCTTCGTAGGGGGCAAGGGGGGGGTCGGCAAAACCACCACCGCCGCCGCGCTCGCGCTGCAGTGGGCGCGGCGCGGTGAACGCTGCTTGCTCGTCTCAACCGACCCCGCGCACTCGCTCGGCGACCTTTTCGGTTGCCAGCTCGGTGAACGCGAGTACCCCTTAGCAGACGGGTTGTGGGGGCTTGAAATCGATCCCGAAGGGGAAGCCGATCGTTATGTCGCCGGCGTTAGCCGCACCTTGCGCACCCTCATGCCCCCTCACCTCTACGGTGAAATCGACCGGCAGATGCGCATGACCCGTCAGGCGCCGGGGGCGCTCGAGGCGGCGCTGCTAGAACGCGTCGCCGACGTTATGGAGGCGGCGAGCGAAGGTTACGACCGGGTCGTCTTCGATACCGCACCGACGGGCCACACCATGCGGCTCCTGTCGCTCCCCGAGGTGATGGGTGCCTGGGTCGACGGGATGCTGCAGCAGCGCGAGCGCAGCGGCCGGTTGGGCAGGATGCTCGCTCAGCTCGGCGGCAAGGGGAGCGACCTCACCTATTTTGACGATCCGGACGCACTCCCCGACAGCCGCGAGGGGCGCATCACTAGCGTACTCCTCGCCCGCCGCCGCAAGTTTCACCGCGCCCGCAGGCTGCTCTTAGACGCCGATCGGTGCGCCTTCGTGCTCGTGTTGACCCCTGAAAAGCTGCCCATCTTGGAGAGCGCCAAAGCGCTCGACACGCTTGCACGCTTTCGGGTGCCGGTCGCTGGGCTCGTCGTCAACCGCGTGCTACCGGCCGAAGCCGAGGGGCCGTTCTGGGCTACCCGACGGGCGCAAGAACGGGTGTACCTCGGGGAGATTGCAACCCGCTTCGCCAACTGGCCCCAGCTACACGTTCCGCTCTTTGCGCGGGACATCGAAGGCGTCGCGGGGCTCGAGCAAGTTGCGGCACACCTCACGCTGGCGCCATAG
- a CDS encoding cory-CC-star protein, with the protein MRATFKTVQDFLSEFYAAPYRSAVARAKRDQDDLFMLMVFAELLGVENPATYYTLELQPLLYDRFHAWHTRMGMERSPLDHFRCC; encoded by the coding sequence ATGCGCGCAACGTTCAAAACCGTACAGGACTTTTTAAGCGAGTTTTACGCAGCCCCCTACCGCAGCGCCGTGGCGAGAGCCAAACGCGACCAAGACGACCTATTTATGCTGATGGTCTTCGCCGAGCTGTTAGGCGTCGAAAACCCCGCCACCTACTACACCCTCGAGCTACAACCCCTGCTCTACGACCGTTTTCACGCGTGGCACACCCGGATGGGGATGGAACGCTCGCCTCTAGACCACTTCAGGTGCTGCTAG
- a CDS encoding carbon starvation CstA family protein, whose translation MNAILLAVVGLAAFAIGYGVYSRFVATTIYRLDPNFKTPSHELEDGVDYVPTNRFVLWGHHFTSVAGAAPIVGPAIAVIWGWLPAFLWVVLGTIFFAGVHDFGALWASVRNRARSVGALTEDIVGKRARSLFMIVIFLVLLMVNAVFAIVIANLFVDFPSSVAPTWIVIAVALVVGYLLYRRGVGLLWPSVGALVVLYLFLGVGQVLPISLPDGVFGLAPNGLWVIVLFTYAFIASLLPVWLLLQPRDYVNGLQLFIGLGILYLAILLANPTVVAPAINPNPPTDVPPLVPLLFVTIACGAISGFHGLVASGTTSKQLDKETDARFVGYLGSSGEGALALATVIACTAGFASLGDWEGVYSSFAAGGASTFVQGGAAIINQGLGIPTAFAATLLSVMVVLFAATTMDTGVRLQRYIIQEWGTIYNLPVLGKGWVATGLAVAACVALAFGAGEGGGTGGLVIWPLFGATNQLLAGLTLLVITVFLRKLGRPTIYTLLPMVFLVVMTVMALFIQLGTFWQQQNWLLVSMGTLILIAAIWVSLESFSAFYRARQGATQPGD comes from the coding sequence ATGAACGCCATTCTTTTAGCCGTTGTCGGATTGGCCGCCTTTGCCATCGGGTACGGGGTGTACTCGAGGTTCGTCGCCACCACCATCTACCGACTCGACCCCAACTTTAAAACGCCGTCCCACGAGCTCGAGGACGGCGTAGACTACGTCCCGACCAACCGCTTCGTGTTGTGGGGGCACCACTTCACGTCGGTCGCGGGCGCAGCGCCCATCGTCGGGCCCGCTATCGCCGTGATCTGGGGGTGGTTGCCGGCTTTTTTATGGGTCGTTCTGGGCACCATCTTTTTCGCCGGTGTGCACGACTTCGGGGCCCTCTGGGCGAGCGTCCGCAACCGCGCCCGCTCGGTCGGCGCGCTCACCGAAGACATCGTCGGTAAACGGGCGAGAAGCCTGTTTATGATCGTTATCTTTCTCGTCTTGCTCATGGTCAACGCGGTCTTCGCGATCGTCATCGCCAACTTGTTCGTGGACTTCCCCTCCTCGGTCGCCCCGACGTGGATCGTGATCGCCGTGGCCCTCGTCGTGGGTTACTTGCTCTACCGCCGTGGGGTAGGGCTGCTCTGGCCTTCTGTGGGCGCGCTCGTCGTGTTGTACCTGTTTTTGGGCGTCGGCCAGGTTTTACCCATCTCGCTCCCCGACGGGGTTTTCGGGCTCGCTCCCAACGGGTTGTGGGTCATCGTGCTCTTTACGTACGCCTTTATCGCCTCGCTGCTGCCGGTCTGGCTACTGCTGCAACCGCGCGACTACGTCAACGGGTTGCAGCTTTTCATCGGCCTCGGTATCCTCTACCTCGCCATCTTGCTGGCCAACCCCACGGTCGTCGCCCCGGCCATCAACCCCAACCCGCCGACCGACGTACCCCCTTTGGTCCCTTTGCTCTTCGTCACCATCGCCTGCGGGGCCATCTCCGGTTTTCACGGGCTGGTCGCCTCGGGCACGACCTCGAAACAGCTCGACAAGGAGACCGACGCGCGCTTTGTGGGTTACTTAGGCTCATCGGGCGAGGGCGCCCTGGCGCTCGCGACGGTCATCGCGTGCACCGCAGGTTTCGCTTCGCTGGGCGACTGGGAGGGGGTGTACAGCAGCTTCGCTGCCGGTGGGGCGAGCACGTTCGTGCAAGGAGGCGCTGCGATCATCAACCAGGGGCTCGGTATCCCGACCGCTTTCGCCGCTACGCTGCTGTCGGTGATGGTCGTGCTTTTCGCCGCCACGACGATGGACACGGGGGTGCGGTTACAACGCTACATCATCCAGGAGTGGGGCACCATCTACAACCTGCCCGTACTCGGCAAGGGCTGGGTCGCCACCGGGCTCGCCGTTGCAGCCTGCGTGGCGCTAGCGTTCGGCGCGGGTGAGGGGGGCGGCACCGGGGGGCTCGTCATCTGGCCCCTTTTCGGCGCCACCAATCAGCTTCTCGCCGGCCTTACGTTGCTCGTCATCACCGTTTTTCTGCGCAAGCTAGGCAGGCCGACGATCTACACCCTGCTGCCGATGGTTTTCCTGGTGGTGATGACGGTGATGGCCCTCTTTATCCAGCTCGGCACCTTCTGGCAGCAGCAGAACTGGCTGCTCGTCTCGATGGGCACGCTGATCCTTATCGCGGCGATCTGGGTGAGCCTCGAGTCGTTCTCCGCCTTCTACCGCGCCCGCCAGGGCGCCACCCAACCGGGGGACTGA
- a CDS encoding ABC transporter permease, protein MSSFLLALIVGLGGWLLVFGARAVRWVEGSSRDYVVGRDPTLEPRSDANLSLSHFGEALRALQRSVPGDYRAYAKTSLTGRRIELEDGASFPLFRELYVSATFFSARGVEVQRGRLWDEAEGGAAVIGYGLARRLFGAAQLAVGKRVRLYAPGAVTNTEEKVIVGVLGPSPSQDPELDADDALVLPLARRLEEEQGEPLYLFVRFEGASEAERVVPHMRAWSEAHFGPEGIAEPIDNLVQERGRFAEDALESLAARRITLVTFTVLLTLAMVTTLYTHLGWSYALERRRLGLERALGASRVGATLAFAKGQLLWSLIGGGAGGIGLWLLGPRLGARLGSLEPPLLLLAALVPSLTLLPLLVATLAPLMRQPVAVSLRPPRPRGCARLPIYLAYGGLSLALSGGIAATQVYLHLRGEASGLEARFSRLYTLQTGASVLDFRAERALEALQAVPAFGGEDVRALTSLPGVRRGSLAQTLPHLTVSSGGRQLSAWTVVADGAYMGLLGLSYGEGTGAPEGCAVSRRVADALRVGIGARLELSGRGGVATCVVSGTLAPPPAHWGWLIADLPEVVVAPAAGRGLTGAVSAEAPFRSTRVLLELASPEAAQEVEAWRVRSRPEVRAELLPHVPDVQVLLSAWRAEVRLALLMALLALGVGVTGVLSGGLLFVRRERARVALDRALGLSARRLTRLWWLQTLGLGLLCVLAGGSVGYALTIRLYNALSLAAPGWPTLEAAVLHPGLVLLTVLVLLAASTAGVLLAARWVRRQALLPHEGR, encoded by the coding sequence ATGTCGTCCTTCCTGCTCGCACTCATCGTCGGGCTGGGTGGCTGGCTGCTGGTCTTTGGCGCGCGCGCGGTCCGCTGGGTGGAGGGGAGTTCGCGCGACTATGTGGTGGGGCGAGACCCGACCCTCGAGCCCCGTAGCGACGCGAACCTTTCGCTCAGCCACTTCGGGGAGGCGCTGAGGGCGCTGCAGCGCAGCGTCCCCGGCGACTACCGCGCTTACGCCAAAACGTCGCTCACGGGGCGGCGTATCGAACTGGAGGACGGCGCCAGCTTCCCGCTCTTTAGAGAGCTGTATGTGAGCGCTACCTTCTTCAGTGCTAGGGGGGTGGAGGTGCAGCGTGGTCGCCTGTGGGACGAGGCGGAGGGGGGCGCTGCCGTCATCGGCTACGGGCTCGCCCGGAGGCTTTTCGGCGCGGCGCAGCTCGCCGTAGGGAAGCGCGTCCGGCTCTACGCTCCGGGGGCGGTGACAAACACCGAAGAAAAGGTCATCGTCGGGGTTTTGGGGCCGAGCCCCTCTCAAGACCCCGAGCTCGACGCCGACGACGCGCTCGTGTTGCCGCTCGCGAGGCGGCTGGAGGAGGAGCAGGGAGAGCCCCTTTACCTCTTCGTCCGCTTTGAAGGCGCTTCTGAGGCCGAGCGGGTCGTACCCCACATGCGCGCTTGGTCGGAGGCGCACTTTGGCCCGGAGGGTATCGCCGAACCGATAGATAACCTCGTGCAGGAGCGGGGCCGCTTTGCCGAGGACGCCTTGGAAAGTCTAGCGGCTAGGCGCATTACACTCGTCACGTTTACCGTGCTGCTCACCCTTGCTATGGTCACGACGCTCTACACGCACCTCGGTTGGTCGTACGCGCTCGAGCGGCGCCGCTTGGGGCTCGAGCGCGCGCTGGGAGCGTCACGCGTAGGGGCGACGCTCGCCTTCGCCAAGGGCCAGCTCTTGTGGAGCCTCATCGGGGGCGGCGCAGGAGGTATCGGCTTGTGGCTGCTTGGGCCCAGGTTGGGGGCGCGTTTGGGCAGCTTGGAACCCCCGCTGCTCCTCCTCGCGGCGCTGGTTCCTTCACTGACGCTGCTCCCGCTCCTCGTGGCGACCCTCGCACCCCTGATGCGTCAGCCCGTGGCCGTCTCGCTGCGGCCTCCGCGACCTCGCGGGTGCGCTCGCCTCCCCATCTACCTGGCGTACGGCGGGCTCTCGTTGGCGCTTTCGGGCGGGATTGCGGCGACGCAGGTCTACCTGCACCTGCGAGGGGAGGCGTCCGGCTTAGAAGCGCGCTTTTCGAGGCTTTATACCCTCCAGACGGGCGCGAGCGTGCTCGACTTTCGCGCCGAACGCGCCCTCGAAGCGCTTCAAGCCGTCCCCGCTTTTGGTGGGGAGGACGTGAGGGCGCTGACGTCGCTCCCAGGGGTCCGTCGGGGGAGTTTGGCGCAAACGCTGCCACACCTGACGGTCAGCTCGGGTGGGCGGCAGCTCTCCGCGTGGACCGTCGTGGCCGACGGAGCCTACATGGGGCTGTTGGGGCTGAGCTACGGGGAGGGGACGGGTGCGCCGGAGGGGTGCGCGGTGAGTCGGCGCGTGGCTGACGCGTTGAGGGTCGGGATCGGCGCGCGCCTCGAGCTGTCGGGGAGGGGGGGTGTAGCGACCTGCGTCGTCAGCGGCACCTTGGCGCCCCCTCCCGCTCACTGGGGGTGGCTGATCGCCGACCTGCCCGAGGTCGTCGTGGCGCCCGCAGCGGGCCGCGGTTTGACGGGTGCCGTCTCTGCCGAGGCCCCCTTTCGCTCGACGCGGGTGCTGCTCGAGCTCGCCTCGCCAGAAGCTGCGCAGGAGGTCGAGGCGTGGCGCGTGCGGTCGCGGCCCGAGGTGCGAGCGGAGCTGCTGCCGCACGTCCCGGACGTCCAGGTGCTGCTTTCGGCGTGGCGCGCCGAGGTGCGGCTGGCCCTCCTCATGGCCCTACTCGCCCTGGGCGTCGGGGTGACGGGCGTCTTGAGCGGCGGGTTGCTTTTTGTACGCCGCGAACGGGCTCGTGTCGCGCTGGACCGGGCGCTGGGCCTGTCCGCGCGTCGCCTCACCCGACTATGGTGGCTGCAGACGCTCGGTCTGGGGCTGCTCTGCGTCTTGGCCGGTGGGTCGGTCGGATACGCGCTCACCATTAGGCTCTACAACGCCCTGAGCCTCGCTGCGCCGGGCTGGCCTACGCTCGAGGCTGCCGTGCTGCATCCGGGTCTGGTGCTGTTAACGGTTCTGGTACTTTTAGCCGCCAGTACGGCGGGCGTTCTTTTGGCGGCGCGTTGGGTGCGGCGGCAGGCGCTCCTCCCCCATGAGGGCCGTTAA
- the pulA gene encoding pullulanase-type alpha-1,6-glucosidase, giving the protein MTVRIPPRSLRWLSALYLFGVLGAGYAQLPDDTARIHYNRPDGDYEGWTLHVWEDTSESVTWESGLTPTGESDFGLYWDVGLVEGAETLGFIVHRGDDKDPGPDQFLNLTESREAWILSGDPTVYTTLPDPDAEPARGNLALSRAHWLDATTFAWDADLPEGASVSLVYAPDAGLELSQTGVTGGEALELSVAGELPDALRERFPHLADYTALTLGEADAARAPELLRGQLALALTGADGALLDATGVQIPGVLDDLYADAAYDEPLGVVWQESTPTLRLWAPTAQSVRLHLFEDATGDAVEVVEPTYDEASGIWSATGTPDWNGRYYLYEVVVYAPSTQRVETNLVTDPYALSLSMNSTRSQIVDLNDPALKPEGWDALAKPPLEAPEDITIYELHVRDFSAHDELVPEELRGTYLAFTLDDTHGVRHLRALAEAGLTHLHLLPVFDIATIDEDRSTWREPEGDLESYPPNSPQQQAAVDAVRDQNGFNWGYDPFHFTAPEGSYATDPEGPTRILEFREMVKSLNESGLRVVMDVVYNHTNASGQSEKSVLDRVVPGYYHRLSADGMVETSTCCPNTASEHAMMEKLMIDSLVVWARDYKIDGFRFDLMGHHMLTNMTAVQEALGSLTEEEDGVDGASIYLYGEGWNFGEVADNARGVNATQLNMAGTGVGTFNDRLRDGARGGHPFAGIQEQGFVTGLYTAPNDTDQGSEDEQRQELLRLSDQIRIGLAGNLAAYTFENHVGERVAGRDLDYGGSPAGYTEDPQENIVYVSKHDNETLFDAIALKAPLDTPMSERVRMQNLGLSLVALSQGVPFFHAGSDLLRSKSLDRNSYNSGDWFNRLDFSYTTNNWGVGLPPERENGANWPVMSRILGTVPAPEPHHIRRNAEHFRELLQIRRSSPLFRLRSAQEVTDTLTFSNTGPDQVPGVIVMHLDDVHGLDPEHASVTVVFNGTPEVQRLRADALAGRALQLHPVQRRSGDPLVKFSRARDDGTLIVPGRTTAVFVERARQ; this is encoded by the coding sequence ATGACGGTACGTATCCCCCCGCGCTCCTTACGGTGGCTTAGCGCCCTCTATCTGTTCGGCGTCTTGGGAGCCGGCTACGCGCAGCTCCCCGACGACACCGCCCGCATCCACTACAACCGCCCCGACGGCGACTACGAGGGCTGGACGCTCCACGTGTGGGAGGACACCAGCGAGTCGGTCACCTGGGAGTCGGGGCTGACGCCCACGGGCGAGAGCGACTTCGGCCTCTACTGGGACGTCGGGCTCGTCGAGGGCGCCGAGACGCTCGGCTTTATCGTCCACCGCGGCGACGACAAAGACCCCGGCCCGGACCAGTTTCTAAACCTCACCGAGAGCCGCGAGGCGTGGATTTTGTCGGGCGACCCGACCGTCTACACCACCCTCCCCGACCCGGACGCGGAACCCGCGCGGGGCAACCTGGCCCTCTCCAGGGCCCACTGGCTGGACGCGACGACCTTCGCTTGGGACGCAGATCTCCCCGAAGGGGCGAGCGTCTCGCTCGTCTACGCCCCAGACGCGGGGCTCGAGCTCTCCCAAACGGGCGTCACGGGGGGTGAGGCGCTCGAGCTGAGCGTCGCCGGTGAGCTGCCCGACGCCCTTCGAGAGCGCTTCCCGCACCTCGCCGACTACACCGCCCTGACGCTCGGCGAAGCCGACGCGGCGCGCGCCCCCGAGCTGCTGCGCGGCCAGCTCGCGCTCGCTCTCACAGGCGCCGACGGCGCCCTTTTAGACGCCACCGGCGTGCAGATCCCCGGCGTGCTCGACGACCTCTACGCCGACGCCGCCTATGACGAACCGCTCGGCGTGGTGTGGCAGGAGAGCACCCCGACCCTCCGCCTCTGGGCGCCGACCGCGCAGTCGGTGCGCCTGCACCTCTTCGAGGACGCCACCGGCGACGCGGTGGAGGTCGTTGAACCCACCTACGACGAGGCCAGCGGCATCTGGTCGGCCACCGGCACCCCCGACTGGAACGGGCGCTACTACCTCTACGAGGTGGTGGTCTACGCGCCGAGCACCCAGCGGGTCGAAACAAACCTCGTCACCGACCCCTACGCGCTCTCGTTGTCGATGAACAGCACGCGCTCGCAGATCGTCGACTTAAATGATCCGGCACTCAAACCCGAGGGTTGGGACGCGCTCGCCAAACCGCCCCTCGAAGCTCCCGAAGACATCACCATCTACGAGCTGCACGTGCGCGACTTTAGCGCCCACGACGAGCTCGTTCCCGAGGAGCTGCGCGGCACCTACCTGGCTTTTACCTTGGACGACACCCACGGCGTTCGCCACCTGCGCGCGCTCGCCGAGGCGGGGCTCACGCACCTGCACCTGCTGCCGGTATTTGACATCGCCACCATCGACGAAGACCGGAGCACCTGGCGCGAACCCGAAGGCGACCTCGAGAGCTACCCCCCCAACTCGCCGCAGCAGCAGGCCGCAGTCGACGCGGTGCGCGACCAGAACGGTTTTAACTGGGGCTACGACCCCTTCCACTTCACGGCCCCCGAAGGTTCGTACGCCACCGACCCCGAAGGGCCTACGCGCATCCTCGAGTTTCGCGAGATGGTCAAGAGCCTCAACGAGAGCGGGCTGCGCGTCGTGATGGACGTGGTCTACAACCACACCAACGCGAGCGGTCAGAGCGAAAAGTCGGTGCTAGACCGCGTGGTGCCCGGCTACTACCACCGCCTCAGCGCCGACGGCATGGTCGAGACCTCGACCTGCTGCCCGAACACCGCCTCCGAGCACGCCATGATGGAAAAACTCATGATCGACTCCCTTGTGGTGTGGGCGCGCGACTACAAGATCGACGGCTTCCGCTTCGACCTCATGGGCCACCACATGCTCACCAACATGACGGCGGTGCAAGAGGCGCTCGGGTCGCTCACCGAGGAGGAAGACGGCGTCGACGGGGCGAGCATCTACCTCTACGGCGAGGGCTGGAACTTCGGCGAGGTCGCCGACAACGCGCGCGGGGTCAACGCGACGCAGCTCAACATGGCGGGAACGGGGGTCGGCACCTTTAACGACCGCCTGCGCGACGGCGCGCGCGGCGGCCACCCCTTCGCCGGCATCCAGGAGCAGGGCTTCGTCACCGGCCTCTACACCGCCCCCAACGACACCGACCAGGGCAGCGAGGACGAACAGCGCCAGGAGCTCCTGCGCCTCAGCGACCAGATCCGCATCGGGCTGGCGGGCAACCTCGCCGCGTACACCTTCGAGAACCACGTCGGCGAGCGCGTCGCCGGTCGCGACCTCGACTACGGTGGTTCGCCGGCGGGGTACACCGAGGACCCGCAGGAGAACATCGTCTACGTCTCCAAACACGACAACGAGACGCTCTTCGACGCGATCGCGCTTAAAGCGCCTTTGGACACCCCCATGAGCGAACGCGTGCGGATGCAAAACCTCGGGCTCTCGCTCGTCGCCCTCTCCCAAGGGGTGCCCTTTTTTCACGCGGGCAGCGACCTCTTGCGCTCAAAGTCGCTCGACCGCAACTCGTACAACTCGGGCGACTGGTTTAACCGGCTCGACTTCTCCTACACGACCAACAACTGGGGCGTCGGACTGCCACCCGAACGCGAAAACGGCGCCAACTGGCCCGTCATGAGCCGCATCTTGGGGACGGTCCCCGCGCCCGAGCCGCACCACATCCGCCGCAACGCGGAGCACTTTCGGGAGCTCCTGCAGATCCGCCGCTCCTCCCCCCTCTTCCGCCTGCGGAGCGCGCAGGAGGTCACGGACACCCTGACGTTCTCCAACACCGGCCCCGACCAGGTGCCCGGGGTGATCGTCATGCACCTCGACGACGTGCACGGCCTCGACCCCGAGCATGCGAGCGTCACCGTGGTGTTTAACGGCACCCCCGAGGTGCAGCGCCTGCGCGCGGACGCGCTCGCCGGCAGAGCGCTGCAGCTCCACCCCGTGCAGCGCAGGAGCGGCGACCCGCTCGTGAAGTTTTCGCGCGCCCGCGACGACGGCACCTTGATCGTACCGGGGCGGACGACGGCGGTCTTCGTGGAGCGGGCGCGGCAGTAG